The genomic stretch TCAGCGGTATGGCGTTCTGAAGCTGCTGGCCGATGCCGTCCGCGGCCAGATACCCCCGCGCGCCGAACACCTGCACCGCGTCCAGCGCGTTGGCTACGGCGGCTTCGGCGACTGCCGTCTTGGCCAATGCGACCGCCTCCACGGCCGAACGGCCTTGGTCGAGGTACCAGCACGCGCGGTAGAGAAGCAGGCGGCTGGTTTCCAGCCTCAGTTTCATGGTGGCGAGCCGGTGGGAGATCGCCTGAAAGGTCCCGATGCTGCGGCCGAACTGCCGGCGACTTTGGGCATGGTCCACGCACTGGGCTAATTGAACCTCCATCGCACCCAAGTAGATCGCGGGCAGACAGGCGCGTTCCCAGATCATGGAGCGTTGGAAGATGCTGTTGCCCTGGTTCTCGGGGCCCAGCAGATAGCGGCCAGGAACCTTGCAGTCGGTGAACTCGACCTGCGCGGCGGCACAGCCGTTCAACCCCATCTTGGCCAGTGGGGAGTTGATCCGCAAGCCGGGCAGCGTTCGGGGGACGGCGAACGCCGACATCCCCAGATAACCGGCGCTCGGTGTGGTGGCCGCGTAGGTGATGAAGACGTCTGCCAGCGGGGCGTTGCTGACGAAGGACTTCTTTCCGTTCAGGACGTAGCTGTCACTGTCGGCTACGGCTGTCGTGGCGAGTCTGCTCAGGTCCGATCCCGCGTCGTCCTCCGTCATCGCGTTCGCGGCGATCACGGTTCCCGAGGTCAGTCCGCGTAGCAGCTCGGCCCGCACCGGGTCGCCCGCGTGGTCGGTCAGGACCGTACCGCAGGCGAGCAGGTGTGCGGCGATCCCGAAGGCGAGGCCGGTGTCCGCGCCGCCGGCGCAGAACGCTTCGAGGCACAGCGCCGTGTCCAGGGCGCCGAGCCCGCCGCCGCCGTGTTCCGTGGGCAGGCACAGGCCGGTCATGCCGAGTTCGGCCGCAGCCAGCCAGCTGTCCTTTCCAGCGACGCCATCGGGTTTCGCGGACGGCAGCTTGCCGGCCCCTGCGCGAATGTGGTCGACCCGCTGTTGCTGCTGTGGGCTGAGGTCAAAGTCCATCGGGCCGAGCCTCCTGGTTCCGTAAGGCGGCGGTGTCGAGGATTCGGATGACGGCCGCCTTGTATGTCACGCCCGGCGAGGAACCGCAGAGCAGCAGGTTGTCGCCGGGGCCGACCTTGCCCGTCGACAAGAGGTGGTGCAGGGCAGCGAGATGGTCGCCAGCCCCGAGGTGGCCGGTTGTCCGGCTGAACTCCCAGGTCGAGCTTTCCAGCGAGAAACCGAGGATCTTCAGGTAGGAGGCGGCAGCCTGTCGCGGCATGCTGTGGATCACGACGGTCTTGATGTCGCGGGCGTCCACACCGGCCTCGTGGAGTGCCTGTTCCACGCACTCCAGGTTGTGCTTCTGGTGGCCCAGGAGGAACTGCACCCAAGTGCCGTCATCGGTCGCCTTCTGCTGGAAGCGTGCGGCTCTGGCACCGTAGTCCAGAAAGGTACCGGTGGTGGCGCCGGGCGGGAAAAGCGGCTCGCCGGCCCGGTGGACCTCCTCCATCCCGGAGAAGGAAGCGGTGCATATGGACAACAGTTCCGCGAACCCCGGAGAAGTGCCCAGCACCACCGCGCCCGCGCCGTCACCCAGAAAGGCCAGCCCTTCGCCGGGATTCCATCTGTCGATCAGCGGGGTACCAAAATTGTCACTGGCGGTGATCAGTGCCCCGCCAACGTGAGGTGCGGACCTCAGATACGGGACGGCCAATTCCAATGCGCTGAAAGTCCCGTTGCAGCCATGCCTGAGTTCCACGGCCAGCAGATCGTCACCGAGCAGGTGTCGCTGGAGAAAGTACTGCGGTCCCCACCCGTCGGGTCCTTGGTGCCAAACCCCTGTGCAGAGCAACAGCCCGATGTCATCGGCGCTCAGCCCACTACTCTTGAGTGCTTGTTGTGCAGCGATCAGCGCAATTTCGGGAGGGGAGACGTCGCCGGCGACGGCCACGCCAGTGATCCCGGAGGCGTCAGCAGCGTACTTCGAGACGAGCCCCTGCCGCACTGCGACATCGACGCTCTCCGTCTTGGGCCGGAAGACTCCGATCCCGGCCACGTATATACCTGATGTCCGCATCTGTTGCGCCTATGCCTCGGCAGCGGTGGCGCCGCCACCGTCCCGTCGCAGAACAAGATCCGCGATAGAACGTAGCGAGCTTGCTGCGCCCGGAGGAGTGTCGGCGGTCCAGTCGATGTGGAATTCTCTGCCCACCTTGTCGAGCAGCAGCGCGAGCGTGAGCGAGTCCACCCCCAGGCTCACCAGCGGTGCGGTGGCAGACGTCGCCGCCCCCGCTGGTCGCTGGTCCCAGACGTCGTTCAGCAGTATTTCCAGGCGGGTAAGGACGTGCTCAAGCTCGGTGGGCCCACTTACCATCTCGCGTAATTCCCCCATCGATTGTGTTCCACTGTGTCGTGCTCGAGGGCCAGTGCCACCAGGTCCTGGGCCACCTCGGTTGGTTTCGGTCGGCTCGCGTTCTCGTTGGCGAGTTGGCTTGAGACCGCGCGGTACGGGCCGTCTCCGGTGATCAGCGCGCAGGCTGCTGCGATCCGCGCTGGGTCATCGGTGTCGTGCGGCAGGCTCATGCCCGCGCCGACTGCGGTGATTCGCTCAGCATTGGCGAAATGGTCGGCGAAGTGCGGGATGACCAGTTGCGGCACGCCGAACGACGCCGCCGCCATGGTGCTCCCGGAGCCACCGTGGTGCACGATCGCGGTGCAGGTCGGCAGCAGGTCGCACAGCGGGATCCGCGCGGCACGCACACCGCCGGGCAAGTGACCCAGCAGCGGCCGGTGGCGCTCGTCGATGGCGATGACCACCTCATGGTCCAGAGCCACCAGTTCATCCAGCAGCAGCCGCCACAGCGGTGCGACCTGCGGATCGCGCCGGGGCAGGGACGTGCCCAGGGTCAGGCATACCCGGGGCCGGGCCGACGGCCCGGCCAGTAGCCAATCGGGCACGCAGGCCGGGCCGTTGTAGGGCACATACCGCATGGGCGTGGTCGCCACCGCGTCCGAAGGCTGGAGGCTGTCGGGACACACGTCGATCGTCCGGGCCGGTCTCCCCAACGGGGACAGCCCGAGTACTGCCAGTTCGGTGTCCAGGGCCGCAACCGCGGCGCTCAGCAGTCGCTGGGGCGGGGCCAGGCCGTAGGAGTGCCGCACCCAGGGCACGCCGGCAATCGCCGCTGCGGCAGGCCCGGCCAGCTCCATCGGTTCGGCGATCACCAGGTTCGGGTGCCACACGTCGACGAGTGCACGGATGGCGGGCAGCGCTCGGATACCGCTCTCGGCGCACCGGTGGCCGGTGCTCTCAGCCGGGCTCACCGGACCGCCGGACGGGCCTGCCGGTCTGAACAGCTCGACCGGGTCAATCGGGTCCAGCACGGCCGCGCCAGGCAGTCCGGCTGCCGTCACCACCGGGAGGAACTCACGGTCGGTGGCGACCAGCACGGTGTGCCCGGCCGCCTGTAGCGCCCAGGCGAGCGGCACCATGGGAAACAGGTGGCCGATACCGGGCAGGCTCGTGAACAGCACTCTCATCGAATGACTCACCTCACCTGTCCACCAGCACGTCCGGGCTCTCACCGCGAGCCTCAGCGCTGACCTCACGGATCCGCAGCCGATCCACCTTCCCGGTGTTGTTGATCGGGAACTGCCGCCAGCGGACGAACCGGATCGGAGCGTGCGTCGGGGTCATGGCCTGCGCGACGTGGTCGCGCAGAGCGGCGAAACTCGGGGCGCCGTCGGTGCTGAGCACGACGGCGGCGTGCAATTCCTCGATCAGGTCCGACCGGCGGTGGCCGTACACGCACGCATCCACCACGCCGGGACAGCCGACGAGTACCTTCTCCACCTCGGTCGGACTGACTCGCGTGTCCTGCACTTTGACCATCTCGTGCATCCGGCCGAACAGCCGCACGTACCCGCGTTCGTCAACGGAGCCGAAGTCGCCGGTATGCACCCAGCCGTCCCGGACCACCCGCGCGGTGTGCTCAGGATCGGCGACATAGCCGCCCATGGCTTCCGGGCTGTGCACCACCACCTCGCCGATCTGGTTGACCGGCAGGTCTCGTCCTGTTTCCGGGTCGCGGATGGCGATAGTGACCCCTGGCATCGCCTGGCCCACGGTGGCCAGCAGTTCAGGACGTTCGTGGTCGGCCTCGCGGAGCACGGTGATCCGACCGGCCTCGGTGGAGCCGTAGGACTGGGCCAGCACGCCAGGCAACACTGTGGCCGCCTCCTGCAGGCGTTCCGGCGATGCGGGGCAGCCGAGGTACAACAGGTGTCGTAACGAGGACAGGTCCGCGGTGCGGACATCGGGGTGGTTGAGGATCGCGTAGAGCTGCGCCACGCCCATGACCGTCTCGGTGATCCGGTGCTGCGCGACATCGCGCAGGAAGTCGCCGGGGTCGAACTTCTCACGCAGCAGCACGCTCCCGCCGGCGGCCAGCGCCATGTCGACGATCAATCCGGCTGTGTGGCTCACCGCGGTCATGGCCAGGTAAGCCGGCCGGGGATGCATGGCCCCGCCGAGTACCGACGCGTTCCACGACCGGAACAGTCTGCACACGCCCTTGGGTTGACCGGTGGTGCCGCTGGTGTAGAGGACCATCGCCAGCTCGGGTGCCTGGGGCGCGAATTCCACCGACACGTCCTCGACCGGCCGGCCGTCGACGGTCACCGTGCCGGACGCCGGATGACCGAGGCCGCACAGCACCAGCTTGTCCGGAACCGTCTCGTTGACGGTCTCGGCGAGCTGAGCATTGCGCTCGTCGAACACCAGTACGGATGCGCCTGCTTCACGCAGCATCCGGACCCGGGTGGTCACCGGCAGGTCGTGCGTCACGGTGCCGTGATTGGCCCCGGTGATGTACACGACCGATGCGCCCAGCAGGTGTGCGGCATAGCGGACGATCAGCATCCATGGGCTGTTCACCTGGGTCAGGATGGCCACCGCGTGGTCGCGTGCCACACCTGCCTCGCGCAGTGCTGTCGCGACCCGCTGTACCGATCGGTGGAGCTCCGTGCCGGTGATTACCGTGTCCCGCCACCGGACAACCGGTTGCGCGCCGTCCCGGGTCGCCTCGGCGAGGATGCGGGTGACGTAGTGCTCCGGTCCGTGGTCCTTGTTCGCCACCAGTGACTACCTTTCGCGAAGTAGAGGTACTTCCGCTGGGGAAGCGGCGACGTAGATCGCCTGCCCGGTGATTCCGGCAGCTTGCTCGTCGACCAGAAACTCCGTCACGTGCGCGACCCCGTCCGCGTAGGAGCCCGCGCTGTCGTTGACTGCCGGTTGGTGCGCCGGGGCCCGGCTGTCGACCGCGCAGTCGGCGGGCGCGATGAGGTTCACGGTGATACCGGACCTCGCCAGCTCCAGCGCCGCGGACCGGGTGAAACCGATCAATCCGGCCAGCACGGGTTGGGAGGTGCGCCAGGCATTTTCGCTGACGTCTACCGGCTCGGTGACGATGATGATCCGTCCGCACCGGTGGTGCAGTAGCTGGCCCGCCCCAGCCTGGCAGCATACAAACGCCGGGCGCAGCGACCGTCGTACCAGGGTATAGCGCTGTTCGTCCGCGAATTCGTCCTCGGGCAACCCGTCCGGCACCGGCTCTGGTCCGACGCAGGTGACCAGCACGGCCGGGCTGCTCAGCTCGGTACGCACCTGGCCGAAAGCGACACCGACCGACCTGGCGTCGGTCAACTCGGCCTCAACGGTGATGCACCGCCTGCCGGACTCCTCGATCCGTCTGACAGTTTTGTCGGCCGCCGTGAATTCGGTGTCCAGCAGGGCGACGTCAAAGCCCCCCGCCGCCAACCTGAGCGCGACCGCGAGCCCCGTGTGCTCGCTGCCGCCGGCCACGACCGCGACTCCTGTCATCGCCGACCACCTTCCACGTGGATGGTCTCCCCTGTGAGGTAGCCCGATTCCTGCCGGGTGACAAAGGCCACCGCCGCGGCGATTTCCTCAGGCGTCCCGATCCGGCCCACGGCCGAGGACATCGCCGCCTCCAGCAGGGCCGTGTCCCGGTCCACGCCGAGCCGTTCGATCAGCTCGTCCACCATCGGCGTGGCCACGAAGCCCGGTGCGATCGCGTTGACCGTCACGCCGTGAGGACCCAGTTCGGCCGCGAGCGTGCGGGTGAACCCGGCAATCGCGCCCTTCGCGGTCGCATAGTTGGTCTGACCTGCATTGCCGCGCGCGGCCACAGAACTGAAGTTGATGATCCGGCCGTGCCCCTGCCGGCACATGTGCCTGCCGACCGCGAACGAACAGCGCATGGTGCCGCCGAGGTTGACGTCCAGGACCGTGTCCCACTCCTGGTCGCTCATGGTGAGCAGCAGCCGATCCTGGTTGACCCCGGCGCAGTTCACCAGCACGTCGACGTGACCGAACTCCTCGACGGCCGAGGCGACCGCGGCCGTCACCGCGTGGGCTACGGCGACGTCACAGCCGATCCCGCGGGCCCGTCCGCCAGCCGCGCGGATGGCTGAGACGGTGGCTGTGGTGTCCTGTTCGGCGCGGTCCACGACGATCACCGCCATGCCCTCCGCGGCAAGGCGCTCGGCCGTGGCCGCGCCGATGCCCCGGCCGGCTCCGGTGACCATGGCGACCGGCTCGTAAGCCACTGGGGATCCGGCGGGCCCGGTCATCGGGTTGCGCTCCGCGGTCGGCGCGCCAACCGATTCCGCTCGATGTACGCAAGGCGGACTGCCCGGCGATCCGAGCAGAACTCGGTGCCCTGCCCGTCCTCGAATGCGTTGGCCGCGTCGGCAGTGCTCGTCATGTGCACGTCCCCCCGGCCTTCAGACCGTGATCCTGATCGGCAGTGAGCTCATCCCGTGCAAGATGCTGGAGTAGATCCACCGCTCTTCGCCGATCTGCTCCAGGTCGCCTACCAGCCGGCGCAGCCCGTCGAGCACGGCGTAGACCTCCATCCGGCCGAGGTAGTGGCCGAGGCAGTAGTGCGAGCCGTAGGCGAAGGTGAAGTGCTTGTTCGGGGTGCGGGCGAGCTTGAACTCGTCCGCTGCATCGAAGATGGCCTCATCTCGGTTGGCCGAGGAGATCCACACGCTGACCACATCGCCGGCCTTGATCTGCTGGCCATTGATCACGACGTCTCCGGTTGCCTTCCGGCCACCGTGCAGCGACGGCACGGTCCAGCGCAGTGCCTCCTCGGTCGCCGTCTTCAGATCGACATCGCCGTTCTTCAGGGCGCGCCACTGGTCGGGATTCTCGATCAACGCGAGGATCGTGCCGGTGATGGCGTGTCTGCCGGTCTCGTCGCCGCCGATCATCAGCCCGTAGCAGTTGGCTACCTGCTCGGCTGCATTGAGCGGATGGCCGTCGATCCGGCAATTCGCCAGCAGGCTGACCATATCGTCCCGGTCACCACCACGACGCTCCTTGAGCAACTTGCTGAAATACAGGAGGATTTCATTCTTGGCGACCCAGCCCTCCTCAGGAGTTTCGTCCGCGTAGTCCGTGCTCCACGCGTGCGCGGTCAAGCCAAGCAGGTATTTCCGGTCTGTCTGGGGAATTTCCAACAGGTCGCAGATGGCACCCAGCGGCACGTTCGCCGCGATGTCCTGCGCGGCATCGCATTCGCCTCGGTCCAGCGCTGCCAGCAGCAGCCCGTCAACAGTTTCCCGCAGCGAGTTGGCGATGAGGTCGAGCATCTGCGGCGAAAATCCCTTGGACAACAAGTTGCGCACCTGGTGGTGGCGCACACCGTCGGTGACGGCGAGCATGGCGCCCGAGGCCGAGTCACCGCCAGTCAGCAAGGTCGCCAGCGCGTTACCGTGCTCCGTGGTGAAGTGCGCCTTGTCCTTGTACACCTCGTTCACGTCGGCATACCGGCTGATCACCCAGAAGCCGGGCTGCTCACCCCGTGGCTGCTGCCAGTACATCGGCCGATTGGCCCGCAGGTAGCGGAAGACCTCACCGAGCTCGTACTCGGCGTGCAGAATCGGCGAGGCCAGGTCGATCTGTTCGAGTTCGTCGGGAGACACCGTGGGACGGGTGCTCATCTCTCACTCCCCGAGGGTCGCTATCGCGGCCAGCTGCTCGATGGTCGGGTGGTCGAGCACGGTCCTCGGCAAGAGCACCAAGCCGGCTTCCTGCGCTCGCTGAATGAGGTCGACAGCCAAGATGCTGTTCCCGCCCATTTCGAAGAAGTTGCTGCGAACGTCGATCTCGACAAGGTCGAACAGGTCTCGGAAGATATCGCAAAGGATCTTCTCGGCAGGAGTGCGCGGTCCCTGGCCGGCGGACCGGGTGGTCTTGATCGGCTCCGGCAGCTTGGCTCGGTCTGTCTTTCCGCCCGGAGTCAGAGGAACGGCGTCGATGGTCGCGTAGACAGACGGCACCATGTAGTCGGGCAGGAAGCGGCTGGCGTGCTCACGCAGTTCGCCCGCTGTGGGCGTGGTGTCGTGCGTCGGCACCACGTAGGCCAGCAGCTGCGGCCCCTCGGCTGCGCCCGCCCGCAGCACGGCCACCGCCTGTGCCACGTCCGGATGTTGGCTGAGCACGGACTCCACCTCTCCCAGCTCGATTCGGAATCCGCGCAGTTCGACTTGGTCGTCGATCCGGCCATGGAACAGGATGTCGCCGTCGGCCCGCATGGAGGCCAGATCGCCCGTGCGGTACATCCGTTCGCCGTCGGCGGCGAACGGGTTGGCCACGAACAACTGCGCGGTCAAGTCGGGGCGGTTGAGGTAGCCACGCGCCAGCCCGGCACCGCTGATGTACAGCTCGCCGATCTCTCCGACCGCGGCTGGCCGTAGCGCGTTGTCGAGGATGTGCACAGACACGCCCGGAATCGGCCGGCCAATAGTGACCTCGTCCGTCGGGGTCAGCGGGCCGGTCATGGTCGCGCACACGGTGCACTCGGTCGGACCGTAGGCGTTGACCAAGAGGCGTCCTGGCGCCCACTGTTCCACCAGGCCGGCCGGGCACGCCTCGCCGGCCACCACCAGCACGCGTAGGTCCTGCGCCGCGTCCGGGGACACGGTCGCGGCTGCGGCAGGCGGCAGCACCGCGTGGGTGACCCGGCCATCCCGTAACGCCTTTTCCAGCGGGTCACCGGCCAGTGCGTCCGGTCCTGGCAGCACCAATGTGGCGCCGGCAGTAAAAGCGGCCAGCAGCTCGGTCACATAGGCGTCGAAGCTCGGCGACGCGAACTGGAGCACCCGGCTGTCCTCAGTGACCTGCATCGTGGCGACCTTGGCCGCGGCCAAGGCGGGCAACCCGGCACTGGTCAGCGCGACGCCTTTCGGTCGGCCTGTCGAGCCCGAGGTGTAGATCACGTAAGCCAGGTTTGTCGCGGCGAGTGAGCCGCCGCGTTCGTCCTCAGTCATGTCGGTGTCGGGCAGTGCGTCGAGCGTGGCAGTCTGCTTGGCCGAGTCCAGCACCAGCTGCGGCACCCCGATGTCAGCAGGCAGCTTCGGGACAGCGCCCCGGATGGTGCACAGCAATGCGGGCCCGGCATCAGCGAGCAGGTAGGAGATCCGCTCCTTCGGGTGGTTGACATCCACCGGCAGGAACGCCGCCCCAGCCTTGGCCACGGCAAGCACGCTGATCACCATGTGACTGGATCGGGGCAGCGCCAGTGCCACCAGACGGCCCGGCCCCGCCCCCTCGTTGAGCAGCAGTCGGGCCAGCTGGTTCGCCCTGGCGTTCACCTCGTCGTAGGACAGGATCTCGCTGTTCGAGACAATCGCCGGGCTGCTAGGCCGACTGCGTACCGTCCGCTCCCAGAGTTCGGCCAGCGTGACCGGTGCCGTCCTTGTTGTCGCCGACTGATGAGAAGCCTTGTTCAGACCCGTGTTTAACAAACTTCCCCCTTAAGTCTCCATGCCATTGGAACATACTCCCCGAATGACCGAAGGGGAATGCTGCACGAACAGGTGACTTCCGAGATAGCTTGCACGATATCTATCTCGACGACACTCCAAGCGCTGGGAAGTCATGCATCGAACGCTTTGCGCGATTGAATCACGCCTTGCTCCTGCCGTAAAGCGGGGCGGCCTTCGAACAACCTTCGATAATTTATCTCATATTGCCAAATCCACTTTTGAATGAGCAGATGCTACTCGCCACCCATCGCCCGCTGCAGGCTCAACGGCCGCATGTCTGTCCAATGCTCATTGACGTAATCGAGGCAGTCTTGCCGCGACGCCTCGTTGAAAATGACAGTCCACCCGTTGGGAACATCAGCGAACGAAGGCCACAGAGAATGCTGCCCCTCGCCATTGATCAGGACCAGATAGGAGCCGTTCTCGTCCTCGAACGGGTTCGTCGCCATGACGAATACCTCCCAGATGTTATTTCACGCGTCTTGTTCCACCATTGACCGCCCGGAGTGTTGCGAGGGTGGTTCGAGGGCTGAGCCGTCTCTCCATCCTCTTCATCACACCGGGGCGGTTCAAGATGCCGATCCGGACCCGGTGACCATGTTCAACCGTATGGTTCGAGCAGTTGAACATCCCGCAGCCACCGGATCAGACCGTATTTCTCCGTCAGGCGGTGTCTCGGCCCGCGAGCTGGTCGGCTAGATGTTGCCATGCGGCCGCGCACTCGCGGGCCATGTCTACCACCACGATTCGACAGTGTTCCGGCACGCTGTCCGCGATCTGGGCAATCTGCTCGACACTGCCCGGGGCGGCGCCGTCAAGCAGCCGGAGCAAGCGTCGGCCGACGTCGGTGAAACGCAGCGATGGGTCCTTGCGCAGGCTCTGCAGCACGCGGCCATAGTCCGGACTGGTCCGTTGCGTCGCCGCGGCCGGGCGCAGTTTCAGGACCGCCTGCTGTCGGGCGGTTACCGCCGGCTCGCCTCGCCGCAATCTGGCGCGCACATCGCTGGCGGTGCCCACCGAAATCCGCGCTATTTTGGCAACTTCGCGAACCGACGCGTTCGGATTCTGGGCCAGCAGGTCGCTGGCGCGCTGCCGTCCGCCCGTGCCATCGTTGGGTCGGATTCGGCCGTCCTGCCCGGTTCTACGCTCGACCGTGCCAGAGATGGATGACGACCTTAAAGACGCGATAGTGCTGGCTGCCAATCCAGTGGTCCGTGCGATCTTGCGGTCGGACCAGTGCGGGTGCGAATCCATGATCCGCGCGGCGGCGGATTTACGCTCGGCCATCGTCAACGGCAGGCCGTGCGCACGATTCAGCTCGACCGCGAGGACAAACACATCGGCTGAGGAACCGTCGACGAAAACGACCTCGATTAATTCGTCGCCACGGAAACGAGCTGCCCGCAGCCTGTGCATTCCGTCGATGACCCGCCGTGTCTCACGGTGCACGACAATCGGTGGCAGGGTCTCCTCTGTCTCAG from Streptomyces roseochromogenus subsp. oscitans DS 12.976 encodes the following:
- a CDS encoding cytochrome P450 — translated: MSTRPTVSPDELEQIDLASPILHAEYELGEVFRYLRANRPMYWQQPRGEQPGFWVISRYADVNEVYKDKAHFTTEHGNALATLLTGGDSASGAMLAVTDGVRHHQVRNLLSKGFSPQMLDLIANSLRETVDGLLLAALDRGECDAAQDIAANVPLGAICDLLEIPQTDRKYLLGLTAHAWSTDYADETPEEGWVAKNEILLYFSKLLKERRGGDRDDMVSLLANCRIDGHPLNAAEQVANCYGLMIGGDETGRHAITGTILALIENPDQWRALKNGDVDLKTATEEALRWTVPSLHGGRKATGDVVINGQQIKAGDVVSVWISSANRDEAIFDAADEFKLARTPNKHFTFAYGSHYCLGHYLGRMEVYAVLDGLRRLVGDLEQIGEERWIYSSILHGMSSLPIRITV
- a CDS encoding SDR family NAD(P)-dependent oxidoreductase → MTGVAVVAGGSEHTGLAVALRLAAGGFDVALLDTEFTAADKTVRRIEESGRRCITVEAELTDARSVGVAFGQVRTELSSPAVLVTCVGPEPVPDGLPEDEFADEQRYTLVRRSLRPAFVCCQAGAGQLLHHRCGRIIIVTEPVDVSENAWRTSQPVLAGLIGFTRSAALELARSGITVNLIAPADCAVDSRAPAHQPAVNDSAGSYADGVAHVTEFLVDEQAAGITGQAIYVAASPAEVPLLRER
- a CDS encoding MbtH family protein; translated protein: MATNPFEDENGSYLVLINGEGQHSLWPSFADVPNGWTVIFNEASRQDCLDYVNEHWTDMRPLSLQRAMGGE
- a CDS encoding nucleotide disphospho-sugar-binding domain-containing protein, translating into MRVLFTSLPGIGHLFPMVPLAWALQAAGHTVLVATDREFLPVVTAAGLPGAAVLDPIDPVELFRPAGPSGGPVSPAESTGHRCAESGIRALPAIRALVDVWHPNLVIAEPMELAGPAAAAIAGVPWVRHSYGLAPPQRLLSAAVAALDTELAVLGLSPLGRPARTIDVCPDSLQPSDAVATTPMRYVPYNGPACVPDWLLAGPSARPRVCLTLGTSLPRRDPQVAPLWRLLLDELVALDHEVVIAIDERHRPLLGHLPGGVRAARIPLCDLLPTCTAIVHHGGSGSTMAAASFGVPQLVIPHFADHFANAERITAVGAGMSLPHDTDDPARIAAACALITGDGPYRAVSSQLANENASRPKPTEVAQDLVALALEHDTVEHNRWGNYARW
- a CDS encoding ParB/RepB/Spo0J family partition protein — encoded protein: MSNSGDEEITSISPKITGKRERVSIGSLLPPSKLLRSGESTEHIRALAETEETLPPIVVHRETRRVIDGMHRLRAARFRGDELIEVVFVDGSSADVFVLAVELNRAHGLPLTMAERKSAAARIMDSHPHWSDRKIARTTGLAASTIASLRSSSISGTVERRTGQDGRIRPNDGTGGRQRASDLLAQNPNASVREVAKIARISVGTASDVRARLRRGEPAVTARQQAVLKLRPAAATQRTSPDYGRVLQSLRKDPSLRFTDVGRRLLRLLDGAAPGSVEQIAQIADSVPEHCRIVVVDMARECAAAWQHLADQLAGRDTA
- a CDS encoding amino acid adenylation domain-containing protein, which produces MLNTGLNKASHQSATTRTAPVTLAELWERTVRSRPSSPAIVSNSEILSYDEVNARANQLARLLLNEGAGPGRLVALALPRSSHMVISVLAVAKAGAAFLPVDVNHPKERISYLLADAGPALLCTIRGAVPKLPADIGVPQLVLDSAKQTATLDALPDTDMTEDERGGSLAATNLAYVIYTSGSTGRPKGVALTSAGLPALAAAKVATMQVTEDSRVLQFASPSFDAYVTELLAAFTAGATLVLPGPDALAGDPLEKALRDGRVTHAVLPPAAAATVSPDAAQDLRVLVVAGEACPAGLVEQWAPGRLLVNAYGPTECTVCATMTGPLTPTDEVTIGRPIPGVSVHILDNALRPAAVGEIGELYISGAGLARGYLNRPDLTAQLFVANPFAADGERMYRTGDLASMRADGDILFHGRIDDQVELRGFRIELGEVESVLSQHPDVAQAVAVLRAGAAEGPQLLAYVVPTHDTTPTAGELREHASRFLPDYMVPSVYATIDAVPLTPGGKTDRAKLPEPIKTTRSAGQGPRTPAEKILCDIFRDLFDLVEIDVRSNFFEMGGNSILAVDLIQRAQEAGLVLLPRTVLDHPTIEQLAAIATLGE
- a CDS encoding class I adenylate-forming enzyme family protein, with the protein product MANKDHGPEHYVTRILAEATRDGAQPVVRWRDTVITGTELHRSVQRVATALREAGVARDHAVAILTQVNSPWMLIVRYAAHLLGASVVYITGANHGTVTHDLPVTTRVRMLREAGASVLVFDERNAQLAETVNETVPDKLVLCGLGHPASGTVTVDGRPVEDVSVEFAPQAPELAMVLYTSGTTGQPKGVCRLFRSWNASVLGGAMHPRPAYLAMTAVSHTAGLIVDMALAAGGSVLLREKFDPGDFLRDVAQHRITETVMGVAQLYAILNHPDVRTADLSSLRHLLYLGCPASPERLQEAATVLPGVLAQSYGSTEAGRITVLREADHERPELLATVGQAMPGVTIAIRDPETGRDLPVNQIGEVVVHSPEAMGGYVADPEHTARVVRDGWVHTGDFGSVDERGYVRLFGRMHEMVKVQDTRVSPTEVEKVLVGCPGVVDACVYGHRRSDLIEELHAAVVLSTDGAPSFAALRDHVAQAMTPTHAPIRFVRWRQFPINNTGKVDRLRIREVSAEARGESPDVLVDR
- a CDS encoding phosphopantetheine-binding protein, with the protein product MGELREMVSGPTELEHVLTRLEILLNDVWDQRPAGAATSATAPLVSLGVDSLTLALLLDKVGREFHIDWTADTPPGAASSLRSIADLVLRRDGGGATAAEA
- a CDS encoding ketoacyl-ACP synthase III family protein — encoded protein: MAGIGVFRPKTESVDVAVRQGLVSKYAADASGITGVAVAGDVSPPEIALIAAQQALKSSGLSADDIGLLLCTGVWHQGPDGWGPQYFLQRHLLGDDLLAVELRHGCNGTFSALELAVPYLRSAPHVGGALITASDNFGTPLIDRWNPGEGLAFLGDGAGAVVLGTSPGFAELLSICTASFSGMEEVHRAGEPLFPPGATTGTFLDYGARAARFQQKATDDGTWVQFLLGHQKHNLECVEQALHEAGVDARDIKTVVIHSMPRQAAASYLKILGFSLESSTWEFSRTTGHLGAGDHLAALHHLLSTGKVGPGDNLLLCGSSPGVTYKAAVIRILDTAALRNQEARPDGL
- the fabG gene encoding 3-oxoacyl-ACP reductase FabG; protein product: MTGPAGSPVAYEPVAMVTGAGRGIGAATAERLAAEGMAVIVVDRAEQDTTATVSAIRAAGGRARGIGCDVAVAHAVTAAVASAVEEFGHVDVLVNCAGVNQDRLLLTMSDQEWDTVLDVNLGGTMRCSFAVGRHMCRQGHGRIINFSSVAARGNAGQTNYATAKGAIAGFTRTLAAELGPHGVTVNAIAPGFVATPMVDELIERLGVDRDTALLEAAMSSAVGRIGTPEEIAAAVAFVTRQESGYLTGETIHVEGGRR
- a CDS encoding acyl-CoA dehydrogenase family protein, which gives rise to MDFDLSPQQQQRVDHIRAGAGKLPSAKPDGVAGKDSWLAAAELGMTGLCLPTEHGGGGLGALDTALCLEAFCAGGADTGLAFGIAAHLLACGTVLTDHAGDPVRAELLRGLTSGTVIAANAMTEDDAGSDLSRLATTAVADSDSYVLNGKKSFVSNAPLADVFITYAATTPSAGYLGMSAFAVPRTLPGLRINSPLAKMGLNGCAAAQVEFTDCKVPGRYLLGPENQGNSIFQRSMIWERACLPAIYLGAMEVQLAQCVDHAQSRRQFGRSIGTFQAISHRLATMKLRLETSRLLLYRACWYLDQGRSAVEAVALAKTAVAEAAVANALDAVQVFGARGYLAADGIGQQLQNAIPLNIFSGTTEIQREVVARSMGL